The nucleotide sequence tgtgtgtgtgtgtgtgtgtgtgtgtgtgtgtgtgttcgtgtgctgattctatttcatttgtatctttgttgtctatcgcacacacacagagaaacacacgtctttcattatcttttattattatcatcattatttcatttatctatctattcatctatttttgatACTACAGAACCAAGGTCCTACAAAATCACCGCCTGCTTGCATTCccaagagagcaagcgagcaacAGCCGCCGCAGTCGCTCAGCGGCGCCGtgacgttattattactactgctctgGGACGTCCGGATTGTTGGCCAGGACGCCCAGGCACATCTGGAAGGGCGGCCGCCAGCAGGGCCAGAGACTCGACGCTGGCCGTGCCCTTGCGGGAGAACTCGGGGCGCGACGTGGTGGGGGGACTTGGGGTCTCTCGGAAGCCGGGACGCTCGCCGAGGCGCGCTATATTGCGcccacctcttttcttctccttagcaAAGACCCTATTCATTCCCTTTGCTCCGGGAACCAGAGGGGGCCCTATCTTTTAACAAAGTGTGGTTTCTTCAAAAGTTATACCTTTAGAAAGGTAACTGAGAAAAGGGTAATGTCAAAAACATTTAATGAGCTTAcaatatttactgatatattgagtcataaatcattacacttctacatataaaaaaaaatcatctacaaaatgtccatgtgcgtgtagtccaacctgtcactctttacagtTGTTCTTCTTCATCAGTTCCATGGAGTCCCAAAGATgacatctttcattctttcatttcattcaacACCAAGGACTTGAAAACCATACccccaacaaaaacaaacaaacaagaagccCCTGTTGTTGGATACCCTGATTCTTCGTTCTGCTGACTCTTTCTCCTcggtatacagatgtatataataaATTGGTCTACCTTCGCCATGTTCATAAAACTACGTTACCATTTCTACTTTCTTCTTAGCTACTCTTCTTAAGAAATTTAAAAGTTTTAGGGTATCTTCTATTACAACAAAACTTGAATGTTGTGCTATATCAGCAATGATTAATAAATAGTTCAATTTAACATTTCCAGTTAATCAAAGGCCTATCCCTAGGAACATTAGAGACCCGAAGTGAGATATTTATCTCATATACAGCATTTTATAGATTGtaattcccttcttttttttctaaattatgaTGTTTGTTTAATATTGTCTTTGATTCAAATTAACTGTGGATTTATATTGCCGAACCATAGCTTTAACGAACTGCATTcaataggaagaaaggaaacaacaagaaaataatttaCTTCAGTTGCATATCCAAAGAGGAGTTGAATGAATCAAATAATAATAGGATCAATAAATACAAGTTTAAGCACAATGGACCTTTATTTGAccaaatataatgtaatatactaCATACCTGGCActgctttttttttgtctaaggtAAACCTTACAGATTGTCTGCAAACTATACTATCAtagaaaacttatatatatatatatatatatatatatatatatatatatatatatatatatatatatatacacacatacatacacacacatatgtgtctatataggcccacacacacacgcacataaacacacatacgtgtctgtatacatatagcataaacatacacaactaCACgggcacccccccctccccatatatatatatgtatatatatatatatatatatatgtatatatatatgtatgtatgtatgtatgtatgtatatatatatatatatatatatatatatatgtatatatatacgtatgtatatatatgtatataaatgtatatatatgtgtgtgtatgtatacatatatacacatttatacctatataagtatacatatatatacatatatctgtatgtatgtatgtaaatgtatgtgtgtgtaatataatatatattcaaacacgcgggcgcgcgcacacacatacatacatacacacagacagacagatacacacacacacacacacacacacacacacacacacacacacacacacacaaacaaacacaaacacacacacacacacacgcacacacacacacacacgcacacgcacgtacacatatatacatacacacagacacgcacacacacacacacacacacacacacacgcacatgcatatatatatatatatatatgtgtgtgtgtgtgtatgtgtatgtatgtacgtacgcacatacatgcacacacacacacacacacacacacacacacacacacacacatacacacacatacacacacacacacttatatatacatatatatatatatatatatatatatatatatatacatatgtatgtgtgtgtgtttgtgtttttgtgtatgtgttcgtgtgtgtgtgtgtatgtgtgtgtctatgtacacacactgacatatatatgtatatatatataaatgtgtatatatatatatatatatatgactgccgcgatagtccagttgttaacgcactggactccgacgtttgtgatcccgagttcatttccccgtcgcggcgttctcaaaaaatgcttgcgctctgaatgctggctctcgagcccgagaaaacgacatatcgccttgagatgtcaaacgcaggtgtcatagggttagcgcgcctaaccgcggttgattagggagggcatccaatcaggcaaaggtgacattgccatataacctctcatatatatatatatatatatatatatatatatatatatatatatatatatatgatatatatgatatatatgtgtgtgtgtgtgtgtgtgtgtgtgtgtgtgtgtgtgtgtgtgtatgtgcatatgtgcgtgtgtgtctgtgtgtgtgtgtgtgtgtgtgtgtgagtctgagtgtttgtgtgtgtgtgtgtgtctgtgtgtgtgtgcgtgtgcgtgtgcgtgtgagtgtgcgtgtgcgtatgtgtttgtgtttatatatttatatattcatacatacatacatttatacaaaaatgcatacatacatacatatatacatatacacacacaaacacatatataagtacaaaagTATTGTTCGTTTTGGATTTATACAGAATGACTGAAACGGCTAGTACCTTCTTGATTTCGATTTCCTAATTCTAAGCATGTAAATATTGTTCTGACACTATTTACTATACCCAGTTTGATTTCATTCAATACTTTACATCAATGGGAAGGCCTCCTCAAGCTGTTAATTGAAATCCTCTCGGATTCCTAAATTTCGAAATTCTCGagttgtttatatataacatgtagAGCACACTGAAGAGATTTGAACGCTCCCCAATTctaaaagaaaataactttattACCCTGGTTGTCGTGTTACATCCTACGTTGCTGAATCTCTAATTGCattttatgaatgtatttttctTCAAGGGGTTAAACATGGCGGTGATATGTTTAACTGGTTTTCACAAGATATATCAGAAATAAACTTTAACACAATAATtgaatatttgtgtttttatcctTGAAATCACAAAAGAACATTGAAGCACCTGCCTTTGGTTTAACACCACATAATCACTGCACAAACTTGATGATATTGCTAATCATAGTTCATCAACACGATATAAAATCCAAATATTTCAGATGAAAATGCTCGTGGTGGAGCTGTCAAGTGCAAGTAAGTTTGTGAAAACATTCGTTGTCGTAGCTATTGTCTTTGAAATGATCTGATTGGTCTCCTGAAGTATACCGGAATTATATTTAGATCCGTGATTTTTGCACGCGGTTTGCGAAGCACTAGTTTCGAGCCAACTGCATTTCCTGCTTAGGCGTATTTCTAGCCTGCAGGGTATCGAGAGAACACTGCCATTGTTGCATGAGCAAGCAAATGCCTAAGTTGTTGTTCGATGTCTGTTGCTTGCTTTTTTATTTACAAGTTCAATAATTTGCTCTcagttcatatatttttatatcagtgTTAATTGATGATTTGATTTAATTCTGAAGAATATTAGTGCTTTACAAATTACCtcgaatgatagaaaaaatagaagttAACGGTAACATAAACAATTATGTTGTTTTTCAGGAAGCTTTCAGAGCCGTACGATTGTACTTGTGAGTCTGACTTCGATATCGTTGAGCCCGCACCACCAGCATGCCCGGCCACGTTAAGAAGAGCACGGGTCCCGACCCCGACCCCACTGAATACCTCTTCATCTCTCGGGAGCAGAAGATGAAGGATCAGACGAAACCCTACGATCCTAAGAAGTCCTACTGGTGTCCTGACCCTAATGAGGGTTTCGTCGAGTGTGAGTTTCAGGGAGCCAAGGGTGATAAACTTGTCACAGTTAAGCTCCCCAGTGGCGAGACAAAGGACTTCAAGAAGGAGCAGGTCGGACAGGTCAACCCTCCCAAGTACGAGAAGTGTGAGGATGTGTCTAACTTGACCTTCCTTAACGATCCCTCCGTCTTCTACGTCCTCAAGTCCCGTTACCAGGCCCAGCTTATCTACACCTACTCCGGTCTCTTCTGTATCGCTATCAACCCCTACAAGCGTTACCCCATCTACACCAACCGTGCCGTCAAGATTTACATTGGCAAGAGGCGTAATGAAGTGCCCCCTCATCTCTTCGCCATCTGCGACGGTGCCTACCAGAACATGAGCCAAGGTATGTGTGAAGTTTCAGTTTAAACTTGTATAACGGTAACTCCACATAATTATTGAAAAATAACCTTTTATCAATACCaatgttatcaatatccttattaatttctttctttcagatCGTCAGAACCAGTCTATGCTTATCACGTAAGTTATCTAGAAGTTGACTTTTTCAATTTAGGAATATGTGCATTTTTCTCTTATCAAAGAGAGGTAATGTGAATGTAGAAGCACCTATTTACATCTATAATGAGCTATCATTCTCTCTACAGCGGTGAATCTGGTGCCGGCAAGACTGAGAACACAAAGAAGGTGTTGTCTTACTTCGCCAACGTCGGTGCCAGCGAGAAGAAAGAGGGCGCGAGCAAACaggtatattttcatattcatattattgccTTGAATACTGACATGTGAAAAAAAATACcatcaataaaaaggaaatatttgaaaatactcattctcatttacatttgtttttatttctcacaCTTAATACTTCAGTAAATAATTACATAGAAATTTTGCAAACAGTCATTATCCGAAGCGAAATGAAACTTTATTCgatcttattcttgttctctccAGAATCTTGAAGACCAGATTATCCAAACCAACCCCATCCTTGAGGCTTACGGTAATGCCAAGACCACCCGTAACGACAACTCGTCTCGTTTCGTAAGTTCTTTTATCTTAGATGCATATAGATGAAATGAGGTTATAAAGAAACTTATAAAAGAGAAcagaattcttatatatatacctccttGAACACAGGGTAAGTTCATCCGCGTCCACTTCGCTCCCAACGGCAAGCTTTCCGGCGCTGACATTGAGGTCTACCTGCTGGAGAAGGCTCGTGTCATCTCCCAGTCCCCCGCCGAGCGAGGCTACCACATCTTCTATCAGCTGATGTGCGACCAGATCGATTATATCAAGAGTAAGCATACTGCATCGCAAAATCCATTGCACGAGGTTTCTTTCTGTGAAAACGGTGTGAAATATATAATCACAAAGTGCTAATTCTGATATCCTTTGTCAGTGTTTTTATTTGCTAAGGAGGGATAAAAGTTTATTCCcaaaaaaatgattttaatacTTTTTGTTAGAAATATGCTGTTTGTCTGACGACatctacgactactactacgagGCGCAGGGTAAGGTTACCGTCCCATCCATCGACGACAAGGAGGACATGCAGTTTACTCATGTAAGTACGCAATTAATGTGCACAAAATAACATGATTGTCCTTTCTCAAATATTGTCTATCACGGTATAATGTAAAACTTTAAATCGTAATATAATATTTCGTCTTCATATCCATTCAGGATGCTTTCGACATCCTGAACTTCTCCCATGAGGAAAGAGACGATTGCTACAAGGTCACAGCTTCTGTTATGCACCATGGCAACATGAAATTCAAGCAGAGGGGTCGTGAGGAGCAGGCTGAGGCCGATGGTACTGAGGTATGAATCCTTGTGAGAATGAACATGATTACCTTATGCATTTGAATTCTGGccagttatatttttttcttactctatctctctctttcttctaaggCCGGAGAACTTGTTGCTAAACTGCTCGGTGTTGACGCTGAGGAGCTCTACAGGAACTTCTGCAAGCCCAAGATCAAGGTCGGTGCCGAGTTTGTCACCAAGGGTATGAATGTCGACCAAGTAAACTACAACGTTGGTGCCATGGCTAAGGGTCTCTTCGCACGTGTATTCTCATGGCTCGTCAGGAAGTGTAACATGACACTCGAGACTGGCCAGACTCGTGCTATGTTCATCGGTGTACTGGATATTGCCGGCTTTGAGATCTTCGACGTAAGTTATACAGTTTGTCATTACTAGTTTGGATAAAAGGGTATATCCCTTATGAAAACATCTAGTTTTATATACTACAAATCATATCTTGTATTTTCCACCAGTTCAACGGTTTCGAGCAGATCTGCATCAACTTCTGTAACGAGAAGTTGCAACAGTTCTTCAACCATCACATGTTCGTGCTGGAACAAGAAGAATACGCAAAGGAGGGTATTGTCTGGCAGTTCGTCGACTTCGGTATGGATCTGCAGGCCTGCATTGAACTCTTCGAGAAGGTAATTTAGATATTGATGTTATCCCTCTTTGCTATTGCAATCAGTATTACATCACAACTAAATCTTCAAgacttatctatccatttctggTTTAACTTCTACCTTATTTTCAGAAAATgggtctcctctccatccttgaGGAAGAGTCCATGTTCCCCAAGGCTACTGACAAGACCTTCGAGGAGAAGCTGAACAACAACCATCTCGGAAAGTCTCGCTGCTTCATCAAGCCCAAGCCTCCAAAGCCCGGCCAGCCTGAGAACCACTTTGCCATCGTTCACTACGCTGGTACTGTGTCCTACAACCTGAGTGGCTGGCTTGAGAAGAACAAGGATCCTCTCAACGACACCGTCGTCGACCAGCTCAAGAAATCCTCCAATGCCCTTACAGTCGAGATCTTCGCTGACCATCCCGGCCAGTCCGGTGACGGAGGCGGCAaaggtaaatatatttttttttcatagtttgtTTGACTGTCAAAATGTAAGATCAAAAGTTAGAAATCGTTTGCAGACTCACTAGCCTTTATCTTGAGATTTTATCTAAGTTGCCTCTATTATCTTATGCCAGGAAAGGGAGGCAAGCAGCAGACTGGCTTCAAAACTGTGTCTTCTGGATACAAGGTTCGCACTcagttttcctttatttcttttgaaAATCCATGTCACAAGTACTATCATCACGTGAAATGAACACGAAAGTTAGTAATATTATCCGATATACATTCAAGTTTTCATCCACAGGATCAGCTAGCCAACCTGATGAAGACTCTCAACGCTACTCACCCTCACTTCATCCGTTGCATTGTGCCCAACGAGTTCAAGAAGCCCGGTAAAAAGTCCAAATTAATTCATttaatttctgtatatatacatatacatacatatatcaatacatatatatctatatatatatgtatatatatgcatatatctacatatatatacatatatgtgtatatatatacatatatatacaatatatgtttatgtatatatgtacatatatatatatatatatatatatatatatatatatattatttatatatatatatatatatatatatatatatatatatatatatatatatatatatattcatgcagtcATATGAGTACAGTATGTATGTTACCTACCGTCTTTGAAAAGAGATCGTTGTCATAGTGTTTTCCTTTGTTCACAGGCGAAGTAGACTCTGGCCTCATCATGCATCAGCTGACCTGTAACGGTGTACTTGAGGGTATCCGTATTTGCCAGAAAGGCTTCCCCAACAGGATGCCCTATAAAGACTTTAAGTTGCGGTAAGTCTTAAAATGATTGAATTATTGATGAGTGTGAGTATATAAAAGTAAATCTAcatctagatagatggatagattgacataTGAGTAGATGCataaagatttagatatatacatatatatttttatacatatatatatatatacatatgatgcacacagacacacacaaaaaaataagtaaatatgtgagtgtgtgtgtgtgtgtgtgtgtgtgcatgtatatttatcatatttacccacaaagatatacatatatatagtgtaaatatatatttttgtgtgaattctctatattttttttcaagaaaatacTATCGTACAATGTCCTTTTTTACAAAAGATACAACATCGTTGCCGCTAAGGAGATGCTTGAAGAGAAGGACGACAAGAAGGCAGCTACAGCTTGCTTCAAGAAGGCCGGCCTCGACCCTGAAATGTATCGTACCGGCAATACCAAGGTCTCTGTAAAAGACAGTTATACATCGATTAATTAAATGGATATTTGATTAATAGCAAATAACGCTTTTTTCAAATTCTTTAATACTAGTTTTCCCTATACTGAATAGGCAATAATCTTTTTGTATGACTAGGTTTAGTTGTTATATGATCTTCGTTTTACTTTCACTGAACAGGTATTTTTCCGTGCTGGTGTCCTGGGTACCCTTGAAGAGGTCCGTGATGACCGTATTATGAAACTGATCTCCTGGCTTCAAGCATGGATTCGTGGCTGGGCCAGCCGCAAATTTTATTCCAAGATGCAGAAGCAGCGCACTGCTCTCATCGTTATGCAACGCAACCTCAAAAAGTTCAAGATCATGCGATCCTGGCTCTGGTATGAGCTCTGGATCAAGCTCAAGCCCAGGCTCAAGGCCACTCGTGGTGAAGAGGAGCTGGAGAAACTGGAAGCTACTGCTGTTAAGGCTGAAGAAGAGTTTGAGAAGGTAGTTAAGGTTCGCGAAGAACTTGAAGCTCAGAATGCAACTCTGCTGCAAGAAAGAAATGAACTTTTGGCAGCTGTCGAGTCTACTAAAGGTGGCATGTCAGAATATTTGGATAAGCAAGCTAAACTTCTGGCCCAAAAGGCTGAGCTCGAAGGACAACTTAATGTAAGTatcagagaaatacaaaaaataatttctCCAAATTATAGAACTGCATATCCGAAAACTCTATATGTAACTTTTCTTTTTAGGAAACTTTGGAACGCctgagaaaggaggaagacgcacgcaacCAAATTTCTAATGGCAAGAAGAAATGTGAACAAGAAGTTGATAACCTGAAGAAGGAGCTTGAGGAACTCGAGCTTTCTGTCCAGAAGGGTGAGCAGGATAAACAAACCAAGGATCAACAGCTTACTAACTTAAACGAGGAGATCTCTCATCAGGAAGAGCTCATTACCAAAgttaataaggaaaagaaacaccTTCAGGAATGCAACCAGAAGACTGCTGAAGACCTTCAGGGCGTTGAAGACAAATGCAACAATCTCAATAAAGTTAAGACAAAGCTAGAATCCAGCCTTGATGAACTTGAAGATACTTTGGAGCGTGAGAAGAAGCTTCGTGCTGAGGTTGAGAAGTCAAAGAGGAAGGTTGAGGGTGACCTTAGGCTGACTCAGGAAGCTGTTTCTGATCTGGAGCGCAATCTCAAGGAACTTGAAATTGCAGCTGAGcgcaaggaaaaggaaatgtcTGCCATCACTGCCAAGATAGAGGATGAACAAGCTCTTGTGTACAGGGACCAGAGGCAGGTTAAGGAACTGCAAGCTCGTCTtgaggagctcgaagaggacgttGAGCATGAGCGTCAGGCCCGTGGCAAGGCCGAGAAAGCCAAGAATCTTCTGTCTCGTGAACTGTCAGAACTTGGAGAGCGACTGGATGAGGCTGGTGGCGCTACCGCGGCTCAGATCGAAATCAATAAGAAGCGTGAAGGCGAACTGGCTAAGGTCCGCCGCGACATTGAGGAGTCCAACCTTCAGCATGAGGCAGCTCTTGCCACTCTCCGCAAGAAGCACAACGACGCCGTTGCAGAGATGTCTGAGCAAGTTGACTACCTCAATAAGATGAAGGCCAGGTGAGAATAAACATAGGTAGGGGAAGTGTAATGCTGGCTATATGTTTCATGATAAAACAGTAGAGGTCATTAAACTAAATTCAATGTATGCCGTTTTCTAAATGAAACAGGACTGAGAAGGACAAAGAAGCCATGAAGCGTGATGCCGATGATGCTAAGGCTTCCATGGATTCACTTGCTCGTGACAAGGTAAATACTAAATAAAAGGCATTATAAGTGCAATGCTtatgggtgattttttttttttttttttttttttttttgacaaaactAAAAAGTAAAACGTCTCTAACTCTTTAGACAACTGCTGAGAAGACCACCAAGCAGCTTCAACACCAGTACGGCGAGCTCTGCGCCAAATTAGATGAGATCAACCGCACCCTGAGTGACTTTGATGCCACCAAGAAGAAGCTTGCCTGCGAGAATACAGACCTTGTTCGCCAGCTGGAAGAGGCCGAAAACCAGGTCAGCCAGCTGTCAAGGGTCAAGCTTTCTCTCACCAACCAGCTCGACGACACCAGGAAGATGTGCGATGAAGAGAGCAGGGTAAGTTATTCACTGTTTATGAACGAAACGTTTTCAACTGATTTtccgtacatatacgtgtgtatcatAGATATtctcaaacacatgcacacacaaaaccctGTTCCAAACGAGAAAGACCATAtttaaaaatgtgaaaataacaGATTGTTACAGCTAGgctatgtatttttgtataatatacatatacatatatatatatatatatatatatatatatatatatgcatacacccccacccccaccccacatatatatattatatatgtatatatatatatatatatatatatatatatatatatatatgcgtgtgtgtttgtgtgtagtgtgtatatatcacacacacacacacacacacacacacatatatatatatgtgtgtgtgtgtgtatatataagagggGCAGAAGagggcatatacacacacacacacacacacacatatatatatatatatatatatatatatatgtgtgtgtgtgtgtgtgtgtatgtatatatgtatatatacatgtatatgtatatgtatatatgcatatatatacatatgtatatatatatgtgtgtatatgtgtgtgtgtgtg is from Penaeus chinensis breed Huanghai No. 1 chromosome 36, ASM1920278v2, whole genome shotgun sequence and encodes:
- the LOC125044604 gene encoding myosin heavy chain, muscle-like, with translation MPGHVKKSTGPDPDPTEYLFISREQKMKDQTKPYDPKKSYWCPDPNEGFVECEFQGAKGDKLVTVKLPSGETKDFKKEQVGQVNPPKYEKCEDVSNLTFLNDPSVFYVLKSRYQAQLIYTYSGLFCIAINPYKRYPIYTNRAVKIYIGKRRNEVPPHLFAICDGAYQNMSQDRQNQSMLITGESGAGKTENTKKVLSYFANVGASEKKEGASKQNLEDQIIQTNPILEAYGNAKTTRNDNSSRFGKFIRVHFAPNGKLSGADIEVYLLEKARVISQSPAERGYHIFYQLMCDQIDYIKKICCLSDDIYDYYYEAQGKVTVPSIDDKEDMQFTHDAFDILNFSHEERDDCYKVTASVMHHGNMKFKQRGREEQAEADGTEAGELVAKLLGVDAEELYRNFCKPKIKVGAEFVTKGMNVDQVNYNVGAMAKGLFARVFSWLVRKCNMTLETGQTRAMFIGVLDIAGFEIFDFNGFEQICINFCNEKLQQFFNHHMFVLEQEEYAKEGIVWQFVDFGMDLQACIELFEKKMGLLSILEEESMFPKATDKTFEEKLNNNHLGKSRCFIKPKPPKPGQPENHFAIVHYAGTVSYNLSGWLEKNKDPLNDTVVDQLKKSSNALTVEIFADHPGQSGDGGGKGKGGKQQTGFKTVSSGYKDQLANLMKTLNATHPHFIRCIVPNEFKKPGEVDSGLIMHQLTCNGVLEGIRICQKGFPNRMPYKDFKLRYNIVAAKEMLEEKDDKKAATACFKKAGLDPEMYRTGNTKVFFRAGVLGTLEEVRDDRIMKLISWLQAWIRGWASRKFYSKMQKQRTALIVMQRNLKKFKIMRSWLWYELWIKLKPRLKATRGEEELEKLEATAVKAEEEFEKVVKVREELEAQNATLLQERNELLAAVESTKGGMSEYLDKQAKLLAQKAELEGQLNETLERLRKEEDARNQISNGKKKCEQEVDNLKKELEELELSVQKGEQDKQTKDQQLTNLNEEISHQEELITKVNKEKKHLQECNQKTAEDLQGVEDKCNNLNKVKTKLESSLDELEDTLEREKKLRAEVEKSKRKVEGDLRLTQEAVSDLERNLKELEIAAERKEKEMSAITAKIEDEQALVYRDQRQVKELQARLEELEEDVEHERQARGKAEKAKNLLSRELSELGERLDEAGGATAAQIEINKKREGELAKVRRDIEESNLQHEAALATLRKKHNDAVAEMSEQVDYLNKMKARTEKDKEAMKRDADDAKASMDSLARDKTTAEKTTKQLQHQYGELCAKLDEINRTLSDFDATKKKLACENTDLVRQLEEAENQVSQLSRVKLSLTNQLDDTRKMCDEESRGRATLLGKFRNLEHDIQTLRDQLDEESDAKGDVLRMLSAANAEALMWRSKYESEGVARAEELEVARMKLSARLEEAEMQIESLNVRNLHLEKTKMRAAAELDDLHASAERAQALASAAEKKQKNFDKIISEWKLKVDDLAAEVDASQKECRNYSTEHFRLKAANDENIEQLDGIRRENKNLSDEIRDLMDQLGEGGRAYHEVQKNARRLELEKEELQAALEEAEAALEQEENKVLRTQLELSQVRQEIDRRVQEKEEEFDNTRKCHQRAIDSMQASLEVEAKGKAEALRIKKKLESDINELEIALDHANKANSDLHKHLRRVHDEIKDAETRVKEEQRCASEYREQYGIAERRFNALHGELEESRTLLEQSDRGRRHAETELNDAREQINNFTNQNTALTASKRKLEGEMSTLQADLEEMLNEAKNSEEKAKKAMLDAARLADELRSEQEHAQVQEKMRKGLEITAKDLQTRLEESESAAMKAGKKAVSNMEARIRDLESALDDETRRHADSQKNLRKCERRIKELAFQTEEDKKNHDRMQDLVDKLQQKIKTYKRQIEEAEEIAALNLAKFRKTQQELEESETVIVHY